A genome region from Flavobacterium sp. CFS9 includes the following:
- a CDS encoding SusD/RagB family nutrient-binding outer membrane lipoprotein, which yields MKIVKTIFFAGAILLSVASCDNLEDLNQDKKAYTTILPGALMTNAQVNYAYFLTNASVNSNNFRGYAQYWSTTTYTDEVNYNMERRNLGSSLSTLLYRDVLQDLVNAQKAIKSKEALGAVDTAIKKNKIAILDVQIVMAYQALVDLFGNVPYSEALDINLYPYPKYDDAKTIYLDLAARLDTAIAAMDGSKESFGKADLIYKGDVAKWKTLANSVKLKLGLHLADIEPAKAKAIVESAYNSGVMTNEDETALFQYFSSLVDMNPLYDTLVNESQTIPTEYFVNELNGKSDPRRDIFFNPSSKKGGSYKGAPYAKQVSYGDFSNMGSRLKERTNPGVIFDYTETCFLLADAANRGFSVGGTPEEYYKKGILASMNFWGVANADVQTYVNRTDVDFATAAGTTKEKIAYQLWIAYYNRGFEAWTEYRRLDFPVLVAPSTAVDAAKGKVPVRNIYSLFDKTLNKENYEAASAAIGGDLMTTKIFWDKF from the coding sequence ATGAAAATAGTAAAAACGATATTTTTTGCAGGAGCCATTTTACTTTCAGTAGCCTCTTGTGATAACTTAGAAGATTTAAATCAGGATAAAAAAGCGTATACCACTATTTTGCCGGGGGCACTCATGACCAATGCACAGGTAAATTATGCTTACTTTCTGACCAATGCTTCGGTAAACAGTAACAATTTTAGAGGATATGCTCAATATTGGTCTACCACAACTTATACAGATGAGGTAAACTACAATATGGAGAGAAGGAATTTAGGAAGTTCCCTGTCAACTTTATTATACAGAGACGTTTTGCAGGATTTGGTAAACGCTCAAAAAGCCATAAAGAGCAAAGAAGCTTTAGGGGCTGTTGATACAGCCATTAAAAAAAACAAAATCGCAATACTTGACGTTCAGATTGTGATGGCTTATCAGGCACTTGTAGATTTATTTGGGAATGTACCTTACAGTGAAGCTTTGGATATCAATCTGTATCCTTATCCTAAATACGATGATGCCAAAACCATTTATTTAGATCTGGCTGCGAGATTAGATACGGCTATTGCAGCTATGGACGGCAGTAAAGAGAGCTTTGGTAAAGCTGATTTAATTTACAAAGGCGATGTAGCAAAATGGAAAACATTAGCCAATAGTGTGAAATTGAAACTAGGATTACACCTTGCTGATATTGAGCCTGCCAAAGCAAAAGCAATAGTAGAAAGTGCTTACAATTCAGGAGTAATGACCAATGAAGATGAAACCGCATTGTTTCAGTATTTTTCATCACTTGTTGATATGAATCCGTTGTATGATACTCTGGTAAACGAAAGTCAAACCATTCCGACTGAATATTTTGTGAATGAGTTAAATGGAAAAAGTGATCCTAGACGTGATATATTCTTTAATCCAAGCTCTAAAAAAGGCGGTAGCTATAAAGGAGCTCCTTATGCCAAACAAGTAAGTTATGGCGATTTTTCAAACATGGGATCAAGATTGAAAGAGAGAACAAATCCGGGAGTAATTTTTGATTACACCGAAACCTGTTTCCTTTTGGCGGATGCTGCAAACAGAGGATTTAGCGTAGGAGGAACTCCGGAAGAATATTATAAAAAAGGAATTTTGGCGAGCATGAACTTTTGGGGAGTTGCGAATGCCGATGTACAAACTTATGTAAACAGAACAGATGTTGACTTTGCAACCGCTGCCGGAACGACTAAAGAAAAAATCGCCTACCAGCTTTGGATCGCTTATTACAACAGAGGATTTGAAGCCTGGACAGAATACAGAAGGTTAGATTTCCCTGTATTGGTAGCTCCTTCAACTGCTGTTGATGCAGCGAAAGGAAAAGTACCGGTTCGTAATATTTACTCTCTTTTTGATAAAACCTTAAATAAAGAAAATTATGAAGCGGCCTCTGCTGCCATAGGAGGAGATTTAATGACTACAAAAATTTTCTGGGATAAATTTTAA
- a CDS encoding SusC/RagA family TonB-linked outer membrane protein: MKFKFFQRKTVVLFFVLLAQFALAQERVVSGIVSDNAGLPLPGASVLIKGTKTGAQTDFDGKYSIKTSQNAVLIFNYIGMKAVEVTVTGNTANVSLSPASEQLQEIVVTALGLKREKKSLGYATQEIKGEDLTKVNNGNVANAISGKIAGVQIRRNNNIGGSTNVVIRGTTSLTGNNQALWIVDGIPLNNDNTNSADQKSGGNTGGYDYGNAASDINPDDIETMNVLKGAAASALYGSRASNGVILVTLKKGSKSKGGLGVSFSSGVTVGVVDKKTLPEYQNQYGGGYGDFYGTVDLGSGVHPYAATDDASWGPKFDPNLLVYNWSSFYPELPGYGKATPWTAVKKNPNDFYQKSLTFINNIAFTGSGEKGDFRFGYTNYNMNQGILPNSNNRKDNFNFSGTYNILPKTKISASANYLKANAKGMNETGYGDGGNNYLSSIRQWYSTSVDFQDLKDAYNLTGENTTWSVGGPNDLTIQFHDNPYFQRYNNYNTLNRDRFFGNFALNTQITDWFDITGKGAVDTYSQLQEERIAVGSKRTPNALGQYTRFDKTFREINFDLIMNFKTNITDGIKFNGMLGANSRRSVSKSIFAATNGGLVVPGIYALSNSIDKINSPGESEVTIGTNSVYANASFNFMETYFLEGSYRVDKSSTLPSSNSTYTYPSITGTYIFSNHIKTNWLSFGKLRLNYAETGNDAPFAVIASTYPKGDNFGPDGIRFSTENNKSNANLKSELTKGLEAGIELKLFNNRVGLDFSYYKSNTTNQILSVETPTQTGYTRAWINGGDVQNKGYEVTLSVIPVKTANFSWEAKVNWSTNKNEVISLGGADRISLGSFQGVGYVAEVGKPIGQLIGSGFTYLNGEKVIRSNGRYQQTAGATIGDINPDWIGGLNNVITYKNFSLNFLIDVKKGGDVYSLDQRYGHTTGIYESTVSNNHLGVPQREPLANGGGVLLAGVKADGTPNDKIVSVEGANGYSFYNSMPEQQYVYDASYVKLRELGLSYRLPSKFLAKTFITNMILSVNGSNLWIIHKNLPYADPEAGLSSGNLQGFQTGVLPTSKEYNFNMKVQF; this comes from the coding sequence ATGAAATTCAAGTTTTTTCAAAGAAAAACGGTAGTACTTTTTTTTGTACTGCTAGCACAATTTGCGCTCGCACAAGAGCGGGTTGTATCGGGAATTGTTTCAGATAATGCAGGGCTGCCTTTGCCGGGTGCGAGTGTATTGATCAAAGGAACAAAAACAGGAGCTCAAACTGATTTTGACGGTAAGTATTCTATAAAGACAAGTCAAAACGCTGTTTTAATCTTTAATTATATCGGGATGAAGGCTGTAGAGGTAACCGTTACAGGGAACACTGCCAACGTTTCTTTATCCCCTGCTTCAGAGCAGCTGCAGGAAATTGTCGTTACCGCTCTGGGGTTAAAAAGAGAAAAGAAATCTTTAGGATATGCCACTCAGGAGATTAAAGGAGAAGATCTGACTAAAGTAAACAATGGTAACGTAGCCAATGCGATTTCAGGTAAAATTGCCGGTGTACAAATCAGACGTAACAACAATATTGGAGGTTCAACGAATGTCGTGATTCGTGGTACTACTTCTTTGACGGGAAACAATCAGGCTTTATGGATTGTAGATGGTATTCCGTTGAATAATGACAATACCAATAGTGCCGATCAGAAAAGCGGAGGTAACACAGGAGGATACGATTACGGAAATGCCGCTTCGGATATCAATCCTGACGATATCGAGACGATGAACGTACTAAAAGGAGCTGCGGCTTCGGCGCTGTATGGTTCAAGAGCTTCAAATGGGGTAATCCTTGTAACTTTAAAAAAAGGAAGTAAATCTAAAGGAGGTTTAGGTGTAAGTTTTAGCTCCGGAGTTACCGTTGGTGTAGTCGATAAAAAAACGTTACCGGAGTATCAAAATCAATACGGTGGAGGATATGGTGATTTCTATGGAACAGTAGATTTAGGTAGTGGAGTACATCCGTATGCTGCTACTGATGATGCATCATGGGGACCTAAATTTGATCCTAATTTGTTAGTGTACAACTGGAGTTCTTTCTATCCTGAGTTACCGGGTTATGGAAAAGCGACTCCTTGGACGGCAGTAAAGAAAAATCCAAATGATTTTTACCAAAAGAGCTTAACGTTCATTAATAATATTGCTTTTACCGGATCAGGTGAAAAAGGAGATTTCAGATTTGGTTATACAAACTATAACATGAATCAGGGAATTTTGCCAAACAGTAACAACCGTAAAGACAATTTCAACTTTTCAGGAACCTATAACATTCTGCCTAAAACTAAAATTTCGGCATCTGCGAATTATTTAAAAGCAAATGCGAAAGGAATGAATGAAACTGGTTATGGTGACGGTGGAAATAACTATTTGAGCAGTATCAGACAATGGTATTCTACAAGTGTAGATTTTCAGGATTTAAAAGATGCTTATAACCTTACAGGAGAAAATACAACCTGGAGTGTTGGCGGACCAAATGATTTAACGATTCAGTTTCATGACAACCCGTATTTTCAAAGATATAACAACTACAATACTTTAAATCGTGATCGTTTTTTTGGAAATTTTGCTTTGAATACACAAATCACCGATTGGTTTGATATTACAGGTAAAGGTGCTGTAGATACCTATAGTCAGTTACAGGAGGAGCGCATTGCCGTGGGATCAAAGAGAACACCAAATGCACTTGGACAGTATACCAGATTTGATAAAACGTTCAGAGAGATCAACTTCGATTTAATCATGAACTTTAAAACGAATATTACAGACGGAATTAAGTTCAACGGAATGCTTGGAGCTAATTCAAGACGTTCAGTGAGTAAATCAATTTTTGCAGCAACAAATGGCGGACTGGTAGTGCCTGGGATTTATGCTTTGAGTAATTCTATTGATAAAATCAACAGCCCTGGTGAGTCAGAAGTGACCATCGGAACAAACAGTGTTTATGCTAATGCAAGTTTCAATTTTATGGAAACTTATTTCTTAGAAGGAAGTTATCGTGTAGACAAGTCTTCTACGTTACCATCAAGCAATAGTACTTATACGTATCCTTCGATTACAGGAACTTATATTTTTAGTAATCATATTAAAACAAATTGGTTGTCTTTTGGAAAACTGCGTTTGAATTATGCAGAAACAGGTAATGATGCTCCGTTTGCTGTAATTGCATCAACTTATCCTAAAGGTGATAATTTTGGACCTGACGGAATTCGTTTCTCTACAGAAAACAATAAAAGTAATGCTAATTTAAAAAGTGAGCTGACCAAAGGTCTTGAAGCTGGTATAGAACTTAAATTGTTCAATAATCGTGTAGGTCTTGATTTCTCTTACTACAAAAGCAATACAACCAATCAGATTCTTTCAGTTGAAACACCTACACAAACCGGATACACCAGAGCCTGGATAAACGGAGGGGATGTTCAGAATAAAGGATATGAGGTAACCTTGTCTGTAATTCCGGTGAAGACAGCAAATTTCAGCTGGGAAGCAAAAGTTAACTGGTCTACCAATAAAAATGAAGTGATTTCATTAGGAGGAGCTGACAGAATTTCGTTAGGATCTTTCCAGGGAGTTGGATATGTTGCTGAGGTTGGAAAACCAATTGGACAGCTGATAGGTTCAGGATTTACCTATTTAAACGGAGAAAAAGTAATTCGTTCAAACGGAAGATATCAGCAAACTGCCGGAGCTACAATCGGAGATATAAATCCGGACTGGATTGGTGGTTTGAATAACGTAATTACCTATAAAAATTTCTCATTGAACTTCCTGATTGATGTGAAAAAAGGCGGAGATGTTTACTCATTAGATCAACGTTACGGACATACTACAGGTATTTACGAAAGTACAGTTTCCAACAACCATTTAGGTGTTCCGCAAAGAGAGCCGCTGGCAAATGGAGGAGGTGTTTTGTTGGCAGGTGTTAAGGCAGACGGAACTCCAAACGACAAAATTGTAAGTGTAGAAGGAGCAAATGGATATTCTTTTTATAATTCCATGCCGGAACAGCAATATGTTTACGATGCTTCTTATGTGAAATTACGTGAGTTAGGATTAAGCTACAGATTGCCATCAAAATTCCTTGCAAAGACTTTTATCACCAATATGATTTTGTCAGTTAATGGGAGCAACTTATGGATCATTCATAAAAATTTACCTTATGCTGATCCGGAAGCGGGACTTTCTTCAGGAAACCTTCAGGGCTTTCAAACCGGAGTTTTGCCTACATCAAAAGAGTATAACTTTAATATGAAAGTTCAATTCTAA
- a CDS encoding DPP IV N-terminal domain-containing protein, whose translation MIKKHFLLLLFVCSSILAQKDIDINELKWLPNSHSFWVNSENNIQVYDVDKLNQSTTVLTQQQLSAAGFNGEVEELVWNQNKTRVLVYTNSKKVWRANTRGDYWFFDLTTGKGRKLGINLEESSLMFAKFSADNENVAYVSKHNIYLENLASAKITALTTDGTDKVINGTFDWVYEEELAARDGFRWSPDGKSIAFWRVDASKTKFHLMINNTDALYPFVIPVEYPKAGEKPSAVKIGVIDIASLKTNWLDIPGEPDNNYLVRMEWVAKDEVMAIQLNRNQNQVSIYNCNTQSGKATLVYQEKSAEWIDVFDISSGVYDGFPCQFVDNGKSFLWSSDADGWMHVYKISRDGKKKELITTGNFDAYFKAYNDKTKSIYYIASPKDATQRYLYETNINSLKTKRITPEVFEGTNEYEFSTDGSYAKHTNSNVNRDFNVRLVSLSDHKKILPKEADVFTKPKRDFSLEKFKVTTVDGVEIDGIMAKPLDFDPTKKYPVFFYVYGEPMASVANDMPYFNGFIDLLIPKGYIGIAMDNRGTPVLKGRKWRKSIYKNIGIINTRDQAMAAKEVLKWNFIDNNRVAIHGWSGGGAVTLNLMFQYPEIYKTGVAIAAVTDQHFYDNIYTERYMGLPDESEAAYIQASPVTHAKNLKGNLLYIHGTGDDNVHYKNAEVLIDELIKYDKVFNLMIYPNRTHSIHEGEGTRKHLVDTFIKFIEEKCPPGAK comes from the coding sequence ACATTCGTTTTGGGTAAATTCCGAAAACAACATTCAGGTATATGATGTGGATAAACTCAATCAGAGTACCACTGTTTTAACCCAGCAGCAGTTATCAGCGGCAGGTTTTAACGGAGAAGTGGAAGAATTAGTCTGGAATCAGAATAAAACCAGAGTTCTGGTGTATACCAACTCAAAAAAAGTGTGGAGAGCCAATACCAGAGGCGACTATTGGTTTTTTGACTTAACCACCGGAAAAGGAAGAAAACTGGGTATCAACTTAGAAGAGTCTTCCCTAATGTTTGCTAAGTTTTCAGCAGATAACGAAAATGTAGCTTACGTTTCAAAACACAATATTTACCTTGAAAATCTGGCATCAGCTAAGATTACCGCTTTAACAACAGACGGAACCGATAAGGTAATTAACGGAACTTTTGACTGGGTTTACGAAGAAGAATTGGCAGCGCGTGACGGATTTCGCTGGAGTCCTGATGGTAAAAGTATTGCTTTTTGGCGTGTAGACGCTTCGAAGACAAAGTTTCACTTAATGATTAACAATACCGATGCTTTATACCCATTCGTAATTCCGGTAGAATATCCTAAAGCTGGAGAAAAACCCTCTGCTGTAAAAATTGGAGTTATTGATATTGCTTCTTTAAAAACCAATTGGCTTGATATTCCCGGAGAACCGGATAATAATTATTTGGTTCGTATGGAATGGGTAGCTAAAGATGAGGTAATGGCCATACAATTAAACCGAAATCAAAATCAGGTTTCGATTTACAATTGCAATACACAATCCGGGAAAGCAACTTTGGTGTATCAGGAAAAATCAGCAGAATGGATTGATGTTTTTGATATTTCGTCTGGCGTATACGATGGTTTTCCTTGTCAGTTTGTAGACAATGGCAAATCTTTTTTATGGAGCTCGGATGCCGATGGCTGGATGCATGTGTACAAAATAAGCCGTGACGGAAAAAAGAAAGAACTGATCACAACAGGAAATTTCGATGCCTATTTTAAAGCTTATAATGACAAGACCAAATCCATTTATTATATCGCAAGTCCAAAAGATGCTACGCAGCGTTATTTGTATGAGACGAATATTAATTCGCTTAAAACCAAAAGAATAACTCCTGAAGTATTTGAAGGAACCAATGAATATGAGTTTTCGACAGACGGATCGTATGCCAAACACACCAATTCTAATGTCAATCGTGATTTTAATGTGCGTTTAGTTTCACTTTCCGATCATAAAAAAATACTGCCAAAAGAGGCTGATGTTTTTACAAAACCAAAACGTGACTTTTCTTTAGAGAAATTCAAAGTAACCACGGTTGACGGAGTAGAGATCGATGGAATCATGGCAAAACCGCTTGATTTTGATCCAACAAAAAAATATCCCGTATTCTTTTACGTTTACGGTGAGCCAATGGCTTCGGTAGCGAATGACATGCCTTACTTTAATGGATTTATTGATCTGTTAATTCCGAAGGGATACATTGGAATTGCCATGGACAACAGAGGAACTCCGGTTTTGAAAGGAAGAAAATGGAGAAAATCAATCTACAAAAATATCGGAATCATCAATACCCGCGATCAGGCAATGGCCGCTAAAGAAGTACTGAAATGGAACTTTATTGATAACAACAGAGTAGCCATACACGGATGGAGCGGAGGCGGAGCTGTAACTTTGAACCTGATGTTTCAATATCCGGAAATATACAAAACCGGTGTAGCGATTGCCGCAGTGACCGATCAGCATTTTTACGATAATATTTATACCGAACGTTATATGGGATTGCCGGATGAGAGTGAAGCTGCTTACATTCAGGCTTCACCTGTAACACACGCAAAGAACTTAAAAGGAAATCTGCTTTACATTCACGGAACCGGCGACGATAATGTGCATTATAAAAATGCAGAAGTTTTGATTGATGAACTGATAAAATACGACAAAGTTTTTAATTTAATGATCTACCCAAATCGTACCCACAGCATTCATGAAGGCGAAGGAACCCGAAAACATTTAGTGGATACTTTTATAAAATTTATTGAAGAAAAATGTCCTCCGGGAGCAAAATAG